From a single Mycolicibacterium mengxianglii genomic region:
- the cobT gene encoding nicotinate-nucleotide--dimethylbenzimidazole phosphoribosyltransferase: MVFAPTFPTVVAPDAEAAAAARARQGTLTKPPGALGRLEALSIWVASCQGVCPPKQFERARVVVFAGDHGVARAGVSAFPPEVTAQMVTNIEAGGAAINVLAASAGASVRVVDIAVDIDAAPGPVSAHKVRRSSGNIAIEDAMTEDEAVAAVTAGIQIADEEVDAGADLLIAGDMGIGNTTAATVLVAALTNTEPVVAVGRGTGIDDAGWARKTAAVRDALYRSHRDRFDTVALLRIGAGADLAAMAGFLAQAAVRRTPVLLDGVVVTAAALAAERLAPGARAWWQAGHRSTEPAHTLALAQLELEPIVDLQMRLGEGTGAAVALPVVRAAVATLAQMATSDSAQVAGRSESL, from the coding sequence ATGGTTTTCGCACCGACGTTCCCCACTGTCGTGGCTCCCGACGCCGAGGCCGCCGCGGCGGCCCGCGCCCGTCAGGGCACACTCACCAAGCCGCCGGGCGCCCTCGGGCGGCTGGAGGCGTTGTCCATCTGGGTTGCTTCCTGCCAAGGGGTCTGCCCGCCAAAACAATTCGAACGCGCACGGGTGGTGGTGTTCGCCGGAGACCACGGCGTCGCCCGGGCCGGGGTGTCGGCGTTTCCACCTGAGGTGACCGCGCAGATGGTCACCAACATCGAGGCCGGTGGCGCGGCGATCAACGTGCTCGCGGCGTCGGCCGGCGCCTCGGTGCGGGTGGTCGACATCGCCGTCGACATCGACGCGGCGCCAGGACCGGTCAGCGCCCACAAGGTGCGCCGCTCCAGCGGCAACATCGCGATCGAGGACGCGATGACCGAGGACGAGGCCGTCGCCGCCGTCACCGCCGGGATACAGATCGCCGACGAGGAGGTCGACGCCGGGGCCGACCTGCTGATCGCCGGCGATATGGGAATCGGGAACACCACGGCGGCAACGGTTCTGGTGGCCGCCCTGACCAACACCGAGCCGGTGGTGGCGGTGGGCCGCGGCACCGGCATCGACGACGCGGGCTGGGCACGCAAAACGGCCGCGGTGCGTGATGCGCTCTACCGGTCCCATCGGGACCGCTTCGACACCGTTGCGCTGCTGCGGATCGGCGCAGGCGCGGATCTGGCGGCGATGGCGGGTTTCCTGGCCCAGGCCGCCGTGCGACGCACACCGGTGCTGCTCGACGGCGTGGTGGTCACCGCGGCCGCCCTGGCCGCCGAGCGGTTGGCGCCGGGCGCGCGCGCCTGGTGGCAGGCCGGCCACCGGTCGACCGAGCCCGCGCACACCCTGGCACTGGCGCAGCTCGAACTAGAACCGATCGTTGATCTCCAGATGCGCCTGGGCGAGGGTACCGGTGCCGCGGTCGCGCTGCCGGTGGTGCGCGCGGCCGTCGCCACCCTGGCGCAGATGGCCACCTCTGATTCGGCGCAGGTCGCCGGCCGCAGCGAATCTCTGTGA
- a CDS encoding bifunctional adenosylcobinamide kinase/adenosylcobinamide-phosphate guanylyltransferase has protein sequence MRTLVLGGIRSGKSRWAEDAISEAAAQLPVRYLATGPTAGGDGWSARVAAHRDRRPSHWETVESTDAAATLRQFRSCATLVDDIGTWLTAAMDERDAWNDGSVAADVDDLVAAVQVFDSPLVLVSPEVGLTVVPATAAGRRFADALGSVNQRLAAACDRVVLVVAGQALTLKPQGS, from the coding sequence GTGCGCACCCTGGTGCTCGGCGGTATCCGTTCGGGCAAATCACGATGGGCCGAGGACGCCATCAGCGAGGCCGCCGCGCAACTACCCGTGCGGTATCTGGCGACGGGTCCCACCGCCGGCGGCGACGGCTGGTCGGCACGGGTGGCCGCCCACCGCGACCGACGCCCGTCGCACTGGGAGACCGTCGAAAGCACCGACGCCGCAGCAACACTGCGGCAATTTCGGTCTTGCGCCACCCTGGTCGACGATATCGGCACCTGGCTGACCGCGGCCATGGATGAGCGCGACGCCTGGAATGACGGTTCGGTGGCCGCTGATGTCGACGACCTGGTGGCTGCGGTGCAGGTGTTCGACTCGCCGCTGGTGCTGGTCAGCCCCGAAGTGGGGTTGACGGTGGTGCCGGCCACCGCGGCGGGACGACGCTTCGCCGACGCCCTGGGTTCGGTGAACCAGCGACTGGCCGCCGCCTGTGACCGCGTGGTGCTGGTGGTCGCAGGCCAGGCTCTCACACTCAAACCCCAGGGGTCCTGA
- a CDS encoding DUF3043 domain-containing protein — translation MKLLGRKNDDGDINGNTGATEPTSEVDQDVPATRTAPKGRPTPKRDSAKRRGPVAPAPMTSAEARARRKAMAGPKLSKEERKVEKAERRAQMNERRERMMAGEEAYLLPRDQGPVRAYARDIVDSRRNLLGLFMPAALFLIFVMLAVPQVQLYISPAMLILIAIMAIDGIWLARKVSNAVDEKYPDNTEGRVKLGFYAAGRASQLRRMRAPRPRVNRGDKVA, via the coding sequence GTGAAGCTGCTGGGCCGCAAGAACGACGACGGTGACATCAACGGAAACACCGGTGCCACCGAGCCGACCTCCGAGGTCGACCAGGACGTGCCGGCGACCCGGACTGCCCCCAAAGGTCGGCCCACTCCCAAGCGCGACAGCGCCAAACGCCGCGGCCCCGTCGCACCCGCGCCGATGACCAGCGCAGAGGCCAGGGCGCGCCGTAAGGCCATGGCCGGGCCGAAGCTCTCGAAAGAGGAGCGCAAGGTCGAGAAAGCCGAGCGCCGGGCGCAGATGAACGAGCGCCGCGAACGCATGATGGCCGGTGAAGAGGCCTACCTGCTGCCGCGCGACCAGGGCCCGGTGCGCGCGTATGCCCGCGATATCGTCGACTCCCGGCGCAACCTGCTGGGGCTGTTCATGCCGGCCGCGCTGTTCCTGATCTTCGTGATGCTGGCCGTGCCGCAGGTGCAGCTCTACATCTCCCCCGCCATGTTGATCCTGATCGCCATCATGGCGATCGACGGCATCTGGCTGGCCCGCAAGGTCAGCAATGCGGTCGACGAGAAGTACCCGGACAACACCGAGGGCCGCGTCAAGCTCGGTTTCTACGCGGCCGGACGCGCCTCGCAGCTGCGCCGGATGCGCGCGCCGCGGCCCCGCGTCAATCGCGGCGACAAAGTCGCCTGA
- a CDS encoding glycerate kinase family protein — MRVLIAPDCFGDTLTAVEAAQAIAVGWQQSRPGDELTLAPQSDGGPGFVGVLASRLGELRHCRVCGPLDTPGAESVDAEWVFDPITDPKCPTAYIECAQACGLTLLDGPPTAQTAVAAHTFGVGQLVDAAVTAGAARIAVGLGGSSTTDGGRGMIEALGGLDAAKKRLAGIELIVATDVEHPLLGPRGAAHVFGPQKGADPATVEQLEQRLTAWAGELDRIAGRPISDDAGAGAAGGLGAALLALGGHRESGAAIIAEHTRLADDIAVAELVITGEGRFDDQSLHGKVVSALSHGAGAHHIPVLVLAGQVTLDTAALRAAGIAAAFSVSEYAGSVQVAIDDAANQLAGLARKTAAQLGNSA; from the coding sequence TTGAGAGTGCTGATCGCGCCCGATTGCTTCGGTGACACATTGACCGCGGTCGAGGCGGCTCAGGCGATCGCGGTCGGATGGCAGCAGTCCCGGCCCGGGGACGAACTGACCCTGGCACCGCAATCCGACGGCGGCCCCGGATTCGTCGGGGTGCTGGCCAGCCGGCTCGGCGAGCTGCGGCACTGCCGGGTGTGCGGTCCGCTCGACACCCCCGGCGCCGAATCCGTGGATGCGGAATGGGTGTTCGACCCCATCACCGACCCGAAGTGCCCGACCGCCTACATCGAATGTGCGCAGGCCTGCGGGCTGACGCTGCTCGACGGCCCCCCGACAGCACAGACCGCCGTCGCCGCGCACACCTTCGGCGTGGGCCAACTCGTCGACGCGGCGGTGACAGCCGGCGCTGCGCGCATCGCCGTCGGCCTGGGCGGCAGCAGCACCACCGACGGCGGCCGCGGCATGATCGAGGCCCTCGGCGGCCTCGACGCAGCCAAAAAGCGGTTGGCCGGTATCGAGTTGATCGTCGCCACCGACGTCGAACACCCCCTGCTGGGACCCCGGGGCGCCGCCCACGTGTTCGGGCCGCAGAAAGGCGCCGACCCGGCCACCGTGGAACAGCTGGAACAGCGGCTCACCGCTTGGGCCGGCGAACTGGATCGCATCGCCGGGCGCCCGATCAGCGACGACGCCGGCGCCGGCGCGGCCGGAGGCCTCGGCGCGGCTCTGCTGGCACTTGGCGGACACCGCGAATCCGGCGCCGCGATCATCGCCGAGCACACCCGCCTGGCCGACGACATCGCCGTTGCCGAACTCGTGATCACCGGGGAAGGCCGCTTCGACGATCAGTCCCTGCATGGCAAAGTGGTCAGCGCGCTGTCCCACGGAGCCGGCGCCCACCACATTCCGGTGCTGGTGCTGGCCGGACAGGTGACCTTGGACACCGCTGCGCTACGGGCCGCTGGGATCGCGGCCGCCTTCTCTGTCTCCGAGTACGCCGGATCGGTGCAGGTGGCGATCGACGACGCGGCCAATCAGCTGGCCGGTCTGGCCCGAAAGACCGCCGCACAACTCGGGAATAGCGCGTAG
- a CDS encoding HesB/IscA family protein, whose translation MTVQHESATTDTHGAILTDAAAAKAKSLLDQEGRDDLALRIAVQPGGCAGLRYNLFFDDRTLDGDLVVEFSGVNLTVDRMSAPYIQGATIDFVDTIEKQGFTIDNPNATGSCACGDSFN comes from the coding sequence ATGACTGTTCAGCACGAGTCGGCGACCACCGATACCCACGGCGCGATCCTGACCGACGCCGCGGCGGCCAAGGCCAAATCGCTGCTCGATCAGGAAGGCCGTGACGACCTGGCCCTGCGCATCGCGGTACAGCCTGGTGGCTGCGCCGGCCTGCGCTACAACCTGTTCTTCGACGACCGCACCCTCGATGGCGATCTGGTCGTCGAATTCAGTGGGGTCAACCTCACCGTCGACCGGATGAGCGCCCCGTACATCCAGGGCGCCACGATCGATTTCGTGGACACCATCGAGAAGCAGGGCTTCACCATCGACAACCCCAACGCCACGGGCTCTTGCGCCTGCGGCGACTCGTTCAACTGA
- a CDS encoding Rv0361 family membrane protein: MSLAVIAAVVVAVVLLGRGDDGRGAVPLTTASAQEAIQSYLDALSDGDLQAVSRNSLCGLYDGVRDRRADDALARLSSDAFQKQFSSAQVTGIDTMVFASPNSAQVLFSMRVVPTTANRGGDDDDRQGVAQLLVHGNEVLVCSYVLRTAGTF; the protein is encoded by the coding sequence TTGTCGCTGGCGGTCATCGCTGCGGTGGTGGTCGCGGTGGTGCTGCTCGGGCGCGGCGATGACGGCCGCGGTGCTGTCCCACTGACAACCGCCTCCGCGCAGGAGGCCATCCAGAGCTATCTGGACGCGCTGTCCGACGGGGATCTGCAGGCCGTTTCCCGTAATTCGTTGTGTGGTCTCTACGACGGGGTGCGCGACCGCCGCGCCGACGACGCGTTGGCCCGGCTGAGCAGCGACGCCTTTCAGAAGCAGTTCTCCAGCGCGCAGGTCACCGGTATCGACACGATGGTCTTCGCCTCACCCAACAGCGCGCAGGTGTTGTTCAGCATGCGCGTGGTGCCCACCACTGCCAATCGTGGCGGCGACGACGACGACCGCCAGGGTGTGGCACAACTGCTGGTCCACGGCAATGAGGTGCTGGTGTGTTCGTACGTACTACGCACTGCGGGCACGTTCTAG
- a CDS encoding carbohydrate kinase family protein, with product MTIAVTGSIATDHLMRFPGRFADQLLADHLQKVSLSFLVDDLVVHRGGVAGNMAYAIGLLGGDATLVGAVGSDFDDYRQWLESNGVDCSHVLVSESAYTARFVCTTDEDMAQLASFYPGAMSEARNISLADVVAKVGTPDLVIVGANDPDAMYRHTDECRSLGLAFAADPSQQLARLNREEIRRLIDGATYLFTNDYEWDLLLQKSGWSEAEVMSQIELRVTTLGAKGVDLVGSDGTFVHVGVVPETHQTDPTGIGDAFRAGFLTGRSAGLSLERSAQLASLVATLVLEAPGPQEWTWDKQAAVVRIADAYGDEAGSEIAAALV from the coding sequence GTGACCATAGCTGTGACCGGATCGATCGCAACGGACCATCTGATGCGCTTTCCGGGCCGCTTCGCCGACCAGTTGCTGGCGGACCACCTCCAGAAAGTGTCCTTGAGCTTCCTCGTCGACGACCTGGTGGTGCACCGCGGCGGCGTCGCCGGAAACATGGCGTACGCAATTGGGCTCCTCGGCGGTGACGCCACGCTGGTTGGCGCCGTCGGCTCCGATTTCGACGATTACCGGCAGTGGCTGGAGTCCAACGGTGTGGACTGCTCGCACGTGCTGGTCTCCGAAAGCGCCTACACGGCCCGTTTTGTCTGCACCACCGACGAGGACATGGCCCAGCTGGCCTCGTTCTACCCCGGCGCGATGTCGGAGGCGCGCAACATCTCCCTCGCCGACGTCGTAGCCAAGGTCGGCACCCCCGACCTGGTGATCGTCGGCGCCAACGATCCCGACGCGATGTACCGGCACACCGACGAATGCCGTTCTTTGGGACTGGCCTTCGCTGCTGACCCGTCCCAGCAGCTGGCCCGGCTCAACCGCGAGGAGATCCGCAGGCTCATCGACGGCGCCACCTACTTGTTCACCAACGACTACGAGTGGGATCTGCTGCTGCAGAAGTCGGGCTGGTCCGAGGCTGAGGTGATGAGCCAGATCGAGCTCCGGGTGACGACGCTGGGTGCCAAGGGTGTGGACCTCGTGGGCTCCGACGGCACCTTCGTGCACGTCGGTGTGGTGCCCGAGACACACCAAACCGACCCCACGGGCATCGGCGACGCCTTCCGCGCCGGCTTCCTCACCGGCCGCAGCGCCGGTCTGAGCCTCGAGCGTTCCGCGCAGTTGGCCTCCCTGGTGGCCACACTGGTGCTGGAGGCGCCAGGCCCGCAGGAGTGGACCTGGGACAAGCAGGCCGCGGTGGTCCGCATCGCCGACGCTTACGGTGACGAGGCCGGTTCGGAGATCGCTGCGGCGCTGGTCTAG